Below is a genomic region from Salinirussus salinus.
ACGGGCGGAACATGTTCGTGTCCGTTTCCGGGTGCCGGGAACGCCTCCCGGGCGGTGGGAACGCGTTCGACCCCCTATATACAGCCGGGCTAAACGGGGAGATGTATGACCCAGATGGGCGCACCCGGTTCCGGACTGTCCCGGCGCGAATTCGTCGCGGCGACCGGGACGACCGGGATCGTGGCGACGGCAGGCTGTGCGAGCGCACCGATCAACGGCGGTAGCGACGAACCGGCGGCGACGGACGGACGTCCCGCACAGCAGGACCTCCCGACGACGAGCCCGCCACAGGTCGTCAACGCCGACGAGCAGGGCAACCAGGTGACGCTGCGCTCGGTTCCCTCCCGGCACGACGTCCACCCCGGCGAGTCGATGGGCGGACCGGTCGAACTCCCGCAGGTGTGGGCCTGGCAGGCCGACGACCGCGAGCCCAGCGTCCCCGGGCCGATCATCCGCACGACCGAGGGCGAGGACATCGAGGTCACGCTGGACAACACCGACGGGATGCGGCCCCACACCGTCCACTTCCACGCCGTCGAGAAGACCTGGGAGAACGACGGCGTCCCCACCACGACCGGGATCACGGTCCCCGCCGGCGAGAGTCACACCTACGACATTCCCGCAAACGTCCCCGGGACCCACGTCTACCACTGTCACTACCAGACCCACCGCCACATCGACATGGGGATGTACGGCATCTTCCGTGTCGACCCCGAGGGGTACGAGCCCGCGGACAAGGAGTACTTCATGACGCTGAAGGACTGGGACTCCCGGCTCAACCGCCAGTTCGCCGGCGAGGACGTCACCTACAACGTCCGCAACCGCCGGCCCGACGTGTTCACGATAAACGGGAAGGCCGCGCCGCACACGCTCCACCCCGAGCAGGGCTCGCCGGTGCTGGTCGAGCAGGGTGACACCGTCCGGATCCACTTCGCGAACAACGGCTACATGGACCACCCGATGCACCTCCACAACCACCGCTTCCAGGTGGTCGCCAAGGACGGCGGGACGATCCCCGAGGCCGCGCGCCACGACCGCGACATCACCAGCATCCCCCCGGCCAGCCGGCACACCATCGAGTTCGAGGCCGACGCCGACCCGGGGATCTACCTCATCCACTGCCACAAGGTCAAACACGTGATGAACGGCCAGACCTACCCCGGCGGGATGCTCACCGGGATCGTCTACGAGGAGGCGATGGACACCGAGATCTTCGCCCAGCTGATGGAGTACGCGGGCTACGAGGGCTGAACGGCGGGGTCGGAAACGCCCCGGACGCCGGAGACGAAACACAACGCCTTATCGGCTCGGCGGCGTACTCCGGTCATGAGCGTCATCCGGGTCGTCTGGGGGTCGGGGACCGGTCCGACCGAGACCGCGGCCTACGACGCCGCCCTGGCCGGGGCGGGGATCCACGACTACAACCTCGTGACCGTCTCCTCGGTTGTCCCGGCGGACCCGCCGGTCGAGACCGTCGGGACCGCCCCGGACCTTGGACCGGTCGGCGAGGAACTGACCGTCGTCCAGGCGCGGGCGAGCATCCCGCCGGTAGAGAGCGGGACAGCTCACGGAGGCGAGCCCGCAGTCGCGGCGGTCGGCTGGGCCCGGAGCGCGGACGGCCCCGGGGTCTTCTACGAGGCCAGCGGTCGCGACCCCGAGCGCGTCCGGGAGACCGTCGACGCGGGGCTCCGGCACGGCTGCTCGCTGCGGGAGTGGGAGCCGGTCGACCGCGAGCTCGTCGTGCGGACCGCCGACCCGGCTCCCGACCGGCACACCTGCGTGGTCGTCTGTGCGGTCTACGGGGAGAGCCGGCCGTTGCTGTGAGCCGGGGAGACCGGCCCCGCAGTGGGTCCTGGCCGGGGACCCGTCCACAGAGTGCTGGGACGGCCCAGCCCGGAACGCTTGACGCAGCCGGCGGGCTTTTGTACCCGCGAGGCGTATCCAGACGGAACGTCAAATGTACGGAAACTCGCCGCTCGGAGACGACTCGACGGTCGAGCTGACGGCAAACCAGCGCCGGACCCTCCGGCAGGACCTGGCCAGCGTCGCCGCCCGGACCCGCAACCTCCTCCCCGGGGAGTTCGTCGTCGGTTCGGAACTGCGCCAGGGTGCGGAGGGCCCGCGGGCGACCGTGGCGGTCCGCCCGCCGGTCGGCTCGGTCGTCAGCGCCGACTACGAGCTCGACGGCGACGGCGTCGTCGACACCGACCGCGACGAACTCGCCCGCGGGCTCGCCGCCAGCGCCGCCCTCCAGGTCAAGCGGGCGATGCCCGACGACCCCACCCCGACCGCGAAGTAACCTCAGCCCTCCGGCTCCGGCGCCGCGACAAAGAGCGCGTAGCCGACGGTCCCGCCGGCCGGCAGGCTCCCCGCAGCGAGCGCCGTCGACATCGCCAGCGACGTGAACGCGCCCGCGGCTCCCGCCAGTGCCATCGGGAGCGCCACTGCGGCGAGCAACAGGTCGTACCTGGAGAGCCGTGACACGGGTCAACCGTCGTCCTCGTCCTAATTAAATATTATTACCAGGTGGTCCGGGCGGGCGATACCTGCCGGTCGAACCCTCCGGGTTCGGCGTCGCATGGACACGGCTGGAAGGCGGTGAGTCGGCCGAGGCCGAGAGGGGTTATTTCCCCCAGAAGGGGTCGCGGTTGCGGTGCTTTTCCAGGTACATCGAGAGGGTCTCGCGCTCGTCGGCGGAGATGTCCTCGGTCAGTTCCTGTTCGAGGATCTTGGCGTGTTTCTCGGGGATCTCGACCCAGAGGTCGTCGCCCTCCTCGATCCCCCGGCCGACGGTCGGGCCGTCGATGGAGACCGCGGCGCGCTCGCCGGTCCGGAGTTCGTCGACATCCTCGCCCTCGTCCTGGATCGACTTCAGCGAGCCCACCCGCTCGGGCTCGTCGCCCTCCCACTGCACGACGTTCACGTTGCGCCGGAGCAGGCCGCCCCGCACTTCGACGCCGACCACCGCGGGGTCGGACTGGCGGAACGTGTGGTCGTCGAGGATCGTAAACCGGGCGGGCCGGGTGATGTTCTCGAGCACCTGCTCCTGCTGGGCCTGTTCGATTGCCTCGACGTGGTCCTCGTACTCCTCGACCAGCCGGTAGATGACGTCGTGTTCGAACAGCTCGACGCCCTCCTGCTCGGCGAGGTCGCGGGCGTCGTCGAGCACGTCGACGTTGAAGCCGAGGATGGCGCGGTGTTCGGGCTCGCCGGCGGTCCCGGCCATCCGGACGTCCCGCGGTGCGACGTCGCCGACCTCGGCGTGCATGACGGGGATCTCCGCCTCCTCCAGCGTGCCGGCGATGGCCTCCAGACTCCCGAGGGTGTCGGCCTTGACCGTGATCCCCTCGTCGGCAGTCGAGACCTCAATGTCGGCGAGTTCGGCCTCGACCTCGGCGACGACGTCCGCAACCGCGCGGTCCCGGACCACGCGGACGGGCGCGCCGGCGATCGCGCCATCGAGGTCCGGCGCGGCGACCTTGATCCCGTCGGCGGCCACGACCTCATCGACCTGCTCGAAGGCCTCCTCGGTGCGGATCTCCGCCAGCGGCTTGGGCTGCAGCAGCGCGCGCACGTCGGTGACGATGGTGTCGTCGGTCCCCCCGACGACGATGGTGTCGTCGGCGCGGACCGTCCCGTCGTAAATCACGACGTCGACGGTCGTGCCGAACCCCTGGGTGTCGGTCACCTCCAGGACGGTGCCCGCGCCGGGGCCGGTCGCGTCGATGGCCATCTCGTCTTTCATGTACCGCTGGGACAGCCCCATCATCACCGTCAGCAGGTCGGGGACGCCCTCGCCCGTTTCGGCCGACACCGGCACGACCCCGACGTTGGCCTGGAAGTCCTGCACGCGCCAGTACATGTCCGCCGAGAAGTCCGCATCGGAGAGCTGGCCGATGATCTCGTACAGCGCCTCGTTGAGGTCACCCTGTACCCGGTCGGACTGGGCCTCGATAGCGACCTTCGAGGGGCGGTCGGTCTCGGGGCGCCACCCCGGCACGGTGTCGATCTTGTTGGCCGCGACGACGAAGGGGGTCTGAGTCCGCTTGAGGATGTCGACGGCCTCGCGGGTCTGGGGCTGGAAGCCGTCGTTGACGTCGACGACGAGGATGGCGATGTCGGCGAGCGCCCCGCCGCGGGCGCGCAGCGTCGAGAAGGCGTGGTGGCCGGGCGTGTCGATAAAGAGGAGGCCCGGCAGGTCGAAGTCGGTCGGGTCGACCAGGTCGCCCGCGATCTCCGAGACCACGTCGAGCGGGACGGCCGTGGCGCCGATGTGCTGGGTGATCGCGCCGGCTTCGCCCTCGCTGACGGCGGAGCCGCGGATCTTGTCCAGCAGGCTCGTCTTGCCGTGGTCGACGTGGCCCAGGACCGCGACGATGGGCGTGCGCAGCGTCCGCTCGCCGGCGTCGGCCGTCCCTCCCGTGTCGGCGCGGTCGTGGTCGGACATCCTCGACTCCAGAATTACCTGTATCCAGCCCCGCTCGGCATTTAAGCGGTTCGTCTTCCGCGCGCACGGCCGGTCACCGGAGGGGAGCCATCGAGGGTGCCGGCCCGCCGCCGGCGTTTCGGCGTGTCAGTCCTCGACGACGGTGAACGAGCCGGTCATCCCGTTTCCCCGGTGGACCGAGCAGTAGTACTCGTAGCTGCCCGCCGTCTCGAAGGTGTACTCGTAGGTGTGGCCCGAATCGAAGGTCCGGGAGGCCCCGCCGGCCGTACCGGTCCAGTCGCTGCCCGCCGGGATGGCGTCGGCGACCACGTTGTGGTTGTCGCTCTCCCAGACCCACCGGACGGTCCCCCCCGCCGCGACCTCGAAGGTCTCGGGACCGAACCGGAGACCGAAGTCCGGCCCGACCGCGACAGTCTGTGCGACGCCGTCGGTCTGGGTCGCCGTCGCGGTATCGGTTCCACCTGGAGTCTCGAAGGGAGGCTCCGCCGTCGTCGCGGTGTCGGTGGGCGTCGGAGTATCTGCGGGTGCCGCTGTCGCGGTGTCGGTTGCGCCCGGGGTGTCGACAGGCGTCGCAGTGTCGGTGGCTGCGGTGGTCCGAGAGCCGTCGGTTTCTCCCGCCCCGTCGGGGGAGCCGCCACAGCCGGCCAGTCCGGTCGCGACCGCGGTGCCGACCGCAGCGAGCAGCGTGCGTCTGCGCATACCTCGCGGTCGGCCGCCAGCGACATAGGTTGCCGGGTGGCTACCGGCGACGACGGCGGTCCGACCGCTCGGCCGGGGTACCGTACTTACGGCTGGCGTTCGGAGAGTCCGGCATGGACCTCACGAGCGAACAGCGGATGGTCCGGGACACGGTCCGGGAGTTCGTCGAGGCGGAGGTCGCCCCCGTCGCAAGCGAGGCCGAGGAGCGCGAAGAGTTCCCCGAGGACGTCTGGGAGGGGCTCGCCGAGCTGGACCTGACGAGCATGACCGTCCCCGAGGAGTACGGCGGTTTCGACGCCGACATGCTCACGTACAGCGTCGTCAACGAGGAGCTGGCCTACGGCCACCTCGCGCTCGCGACCGCCCTCTCGGTGCACTGTCTGGCGACCTCCTGTATCAGCCAGTTCGGGAGCACCGACCAGAGAGAGCGGTGGCTGCCGGAGATGCGCGACGGCCGTCCAGTGGGCGCGTTCGCCCTCTCGGAGCCACACGCCGGCTCCAACCCCGCCGAGATGTCCACCGAGGCCCGCAGGGAGGGCGACGAGTACGTCCTGAATGGCACCAAACAGTGGATCACCAACGGCGAGCGGGCGGGCGTGGTGGTCCTCTTCGCGAAGACCGACCGCGACGACCCCGACACGGTCACGCAGTTTCTCGTCCCGAAGGACATCGACGGGCTGGAGGTCGGCCCCCGGGAGGAGAAGCTGGGGCTTCGGGCCAGCGACACCACCACGCTCGTCTTCGAGGACGCCCGCGTCCCCGCGGAGAACCGCCTGACGGAGGTGGGAAAGGGACTCAAGGCCGCCTTCTCGATCCTGACGGGCGGGCGGGTCGCCATCGCGAGCCAGGCCGTCGGGCTCGCCCAGGCTGCCCTGGACGATGCCGTCGACTACGCCAACGAGCGCGAGCAGTTCGGCGAGAAGATCATCGACCACCAGGCCATCGCACAGAAGCTGGCGGACATGGGGACCGACGTCCAGGCCGCCCGGCTACTCACCCGGGACGCCGCCCGGAAGAACGACGGCGAGGTCCACCCCAAATCGGCGAGCATGGCGAAGTACTTCGCCAGCGAGACGGCCGTGGACGTCGCCGAGGAGGCCGTCCAGGTCCACGGCGGCTACGGCTACACGAAGGACTTCGACGTCGAGCGCTACTACCGCGACGCGAAGATCACCACCATCTACGAGGGGACCTCCGAGATCCAGAAGAAGGTCATCGCCCGCCACCTGAGACAGTAGGGGCACCCGTCCCGTGGCTGGTCGGCAGCGCTGGCAGGAGCCGTCCGGCAGGCAACTCCGTGGTGAGACGGCCACCATCCGGCGGCAACCCGTGAACTATGGCAATTGTTTTATGACTTTTCTTGTAATACCTGTCAGTGGTGCATGTGGAGAGTTGGCATGCGCCACGGTGAGTGACATGAGCGAAAACGACCATCAGTGTGAGTGGATGGAGACGGAGCCTACCGGGCACCCGGGGCCAGCCAGTGGACCTGGGGGAGCGGTCGGGGAGTCGACAGGCGGTGCCGTCTGCGGGGGCGGTAGCGGCCACGGGGGTGAGGGCTGATGTCGGCCGGGGACATCGTCGACGAGGTCACGCGGCGCCGTGACGAGTTTGCCGACTACGCCTATCTGCGGCAGTACGAGCCCGACGCCGACGGGATGCAGTTCAACGACGAGATCGCGTGGGACCGGCCACGGGAGATCTACGGCGACGAGCCGATCTGGGGTGGTATCGCCGGGGAGCGCGACGTTCGCGAGTGGCTCACGACGGACCTGCTCGACGGGGATTTCAGCCGCGAGCACCTCGAACGCGGGCTCACCCGCGAGGAGTTCAACGACCTCCAGAACTACCACGGCTGGAACGTCTACGACACCCTCGCGCTCCGGGCCACGGAGGGCGAGTCCGAGATCATCCCCCGCCAGGAGTACGAGTTCCTCAGTTTCTGCTGGGCGATGGAGCGGTGGCCGGAGTTCTTCAAGCTGTTCATCGACACGGTCGGCCTCGACGGCATCATGGAGCTCTGTCGCCAGTCCCGGACCGAACTCACCACCGGCCTCACCTCCCTGCTCGGCTGGGTGTACATCGGCGTCCCCGGCGGCGGCGCCATCGGGATGGACGTGCTGGACCTCGTCGACCCGCAGGACCCGGTGTTCGCACAGCAGTCCAAGGTCGACCTGACGATGGGGGCTGCGGTGCAGTACGCCTGCCTCGGCGAGAACGGGTATCTCTACTCGAGCCAGAACCGCTACGCGCTCCAGACCAAAGCCGAGGAGACCATCGAGTTCGTGCAGGACAACCTCGTGGACCTCGAGGGCACGAGCAAACGGAACTTCCGGCAGTTCAACGCCGCCGCGGAGACCCTCTCGTTTCTGATGCACTACGACAACCGCGTCGGGCTGATCGACAACGGTCCGTATCTCGTCGACGACGGCAAGCCGTTGATCCTCCGCGACATTCTGCTCAACCGGCCGTTCCTGCCCTGGAACGACATCGCCGCCAGCCGCGACCTCCCTTACGGGCTGACCGTGGCCATGGTGATCGACCCGGCGGAGATGGGGCTCCAGGAGATCCGCGTGCCGCTGACGGCGTTTACCGCCCCTGCCGATCATCTCTCGGCCGTCGAGCGCGGGGCGGTCTTCCTCCGGAACGACCAGTACGAGCCGGGCGGGTACCCGCTGGACGGCCTGGAGACCGCCGACGTCGACGCTACCCTGCCCGACCTGACGGACCGCGCCAACGAGGGCATCACGGAGTGGTACAAGCGGACGGCCGGGCTCCCTCGCCGCCAGAAGATCCTCAACGGCGCCTGGACCTACTACGTGGGGATGTTGGTCCCGTTCCTGCGTGCGACCGGAACCTACGACTACTTCTGTGAGGCGCTGGACCTCTGGGAGATGCCGCCGATGACCTCGGACATCTACTACCGGATGATGGACGGCGTCGCACAGGAGCAGGTTCCGGCACAGATCATGTTCGGGTACGGCTGGAAAGACTTCCCCGAGACCTACGACGAGGAGTCGGGCTACGCCGACTATCTCGCGGAGGCCCGCGAGCTGGGCTGGAAGAGCCAGCTGTCCGGAACGAACCCCGTCCCGGCCGGCCTCGAGGACCGGATGGACGAACACGGGCTGCTCGACGTCCCGCACACCAAGATGTCGGGCGACGTCGAGCCTGCCGAACTCGGCACCTATCTCGAGGGACTCTGACTGTCGCGTCGACTGCCCGCGACGGTGAGGGCCGAACCGGGTGGCCGGGTGCAGTCCTCACTCGTACTCGTAGAATCCCCGGCCGGTCTTCTTGCCGAGGTCGCCGGCCTCGACCTTCCGCTTGAGCAGGTAGGCGGGCTTGTACCGGTCGCCCAGCTCCTCGTGGAGGGTCTCGGTCGCGTGCAGGCAGACGTCGAGGCCGATGTGGTCGGCCAGCTCCAGGGGTCCCATCGGGACGTTCGTCCCGAGTTTCATCCCGCGGTCGATGTCGGCCTTCGTCGCGACCCCCTCGTCGAAGGCGCGGATCCCCTCGTTGATCCACGGCATCAGGATGCGGTTGGAGACGAAGCCGGGCTTGTCGTCGGCCTCCCAGGTGGTCTTGCCCACTTCTTCGGCGAAGGCGTGGGCGAGGTCGACCACACCCTCCGCGGTCTTCTCGCCGACGACGACCTCGACGCCCTCCATCACCGGGACCGGGTTCATGAAGTGGAGTCTGACGACCTCCCCGGGGCGGTCGGTCGCGCTCGCGATGGTCGTTACCGAGAGCGTGCTCGTGTTCGTCGCCAGGACCGTGCCCGGTTCGGTCAGCTCCGCCAGGTCAGCGAAGAGCTCCCGCTTGACGGCCATGTCCTCGACGGCCGCCTCCACGACGATGTCACAGTCAGCGAGGTCGTCGAGCGCGGTCGTCCCCTCGATCCGCTCGACGACCGCGTCGGCCTCCTTCTCCGTGAGGTCGCCGCGGTCGACGAACCGCCCGAGGCTGTCCTCGATGGCGTCGAACCCGTCCTCGACCAGCTCCGGCTCGATGTCCCGCATCACGACGTCGTAGCCGGCGAGCGCAGACACCTGTGCGATACCGCTGCCCATCGTCCCCGCGCCGACGACCCCCACGCTGTCGACCGTGTCTATCCCGTACGACATCGTCCCGACGTTGGCCGAAGCCCACCCTAAGTGTGGCGGGTCGTCGGCGGGCGAACGCGGGCGCGGAGCGCAGTCACCCGCTCGAGCCCGGGATACGGCCCGCGGGTCGCGTCGGCCGGGCGTCAGACACCCCCGTGTCGTTTATGTGGGCGGGGTCGAAACGCGAGGGTATGGCAGAGATCCTCGCCGAGAACCTGTCGGGGAAGGCAGTGATGGGTTCCGACGGCGCCGAGCTCGGAATGCTGTACAACATCACGATGGACATCGACTCCGGCCGCCTCAACCACCTCGTTATCGACCCAAACGAGGAGCGCGCGCGCGGGGCCGACGACTTCGAGCGGGACGGGGCCGGGCATATGCTCGTCCCGGTCGGGCGCGTCCAGGCAGTCAAAGACCACATGATCGTCGACCGGTAGATGTACATTCTCGACGCCTCGGCCTTTATCAACGAGTATCACACCGACCAGCCGGTCGCGAGCATCCCGCTGGTCCGCGAGGAGCTCGAAGACGAGTCCGCCTACCGCTTCGACGCCATGGAAGGGTCGGGGATGCATCTCCACATCCCCGAGGAGGAGACCGTCGAGCGCATCGAGCGGGCCGCAAGCGACACGGGCGACGCCGGCGAACTCTCCCGGACCGACATCCGGCTGGTCGCCGCCGCCTTCGAACTCGACGGCCGGCTCGTGACCGACGACTACGCCATGCAGAACGTCGCCGAGAAGCTGGAGGTGCCCGTCGAAGTCATCGCCCGCGAGGGGATCGACGAGCAGCGGGACTGGCATTTCCAGTGCGGGGGCTGTGGCCGCGAGTTCGAGGAAAACCACGACCGCTGTCCGGTCTGTGGGAGCGAACTCACCCGGAAGAATCCCGCCTGAATCGCCACCGGCTCACAACAGAGGCGCCGCCGCCACCGCAGGCACGCCGCGAGCACCGCCGCGTCAGACCGGCGGCCGCTCGCCGACCTCCTCCAGCCCGAGGTCGACGAGTTGCCGGAGGACCTCCTCCTCGGTGAGGTCGTACTTCCGGGCCAGCCGCCGGACCTCCCGTGCCTTCTCCTCGTCGCAGACGAGGGTGTACCGGGTAGGCATATCTTAACGCGTGGCCGGTACGGGGCTTAAAGACCTGTCAGACGGATGTCCGACGGGCCACGCCGGGCGCGTGTCACCGGCGCGGTCAGGCCCCGCCGGTCGTGACGAGGTACAGCCCGGCGTACTGGACCGCGTTGAACAGGCCGTGGACCAGCCCCGGGACGAAGAGGTTCTCGCTCCACTCGTAGAGGACGCCCAGCAGCGTGCCGAGCGCCGTGATGACGACCAGCGTGTAGGCGATGTTGCCGCCGCCACCGGAGACGGCGAAGTAGTGGACGACCCCGAACACGGCCGCAGACAGCGCGATGCCCGGCAGGATGCCGTAGGCGTCCCGGAACAGCCCCTGGACGAGACCCCGGAAGAGGAACTCCTCGATGGGGCCGTTCAACAGCAGCGCGATGGGGATCAGATAGAGCAGCAATTCGGGATTCCCTTCGCCGAGCGTCTGTGTGACGTTCTCGGAGGGGGTGAGCCCGAACTGCGCGGCGACGTTGCTGATGAGGCCGAGGACCACGAAGAGAACGACGAGCCCGGCGAGGGCCTGTCCGGCCTGGCGGAGCGACGGGAGAGCCAGGTCGTACAGCGAGGTGTCGAACACCGACTCGCCACGCCAGCGGAGGTAGGCCCACCCGACGGCGAAGAAGCCGACGAAGTTCATCACGAACAGCAGAACCGTCCCGGAGGTGGGCAGGTCGGCCACCGAGGAGAAGCCGGCGGGCACGGTGATGAGACCGGCCACGACCGCCGCCTGGAGCGCGGCCAGCGCGAACACGTTCGAGGCGAGAAACGCCCCGGCGACGAGCACGACCGTGTGGAGGAGGCTCCGGATCCGCTGCTGTGTCGTCCCCATCTTGTACAGCGGCGGGCCCGGGTCGGGGCCCGGCCCCGCCGGGTCCGGCGTCGGCTCGACGCCGCCGTCCGGCTGTCTGTCCGAGTCCATCTGTCAGCGCCAGTAGGGCCGGGAGACGTTTGAGCCCACCGATCACTCGACTCGCAGTTCGGTCTTCGAGCCGACGGCCGCTGCCTCCTCGAACTCGCCGCCGCCGAGCAGCCCCCGGGCGGCCCGCTTGCCCCACTCGACGGCCGGCTGGGTGAACGTCTCCACGCCCGCGAGTTCACCCGCAAGCACGCAGGCGGCCTCCATCCCGTAGAGGAGTTCGCCGACGCTCTCGGCGTCCAGCCGGTCGAGTTCGACCCGGACGTTGGGGCGGCCGGCCGCGGCCAGGCTGGCCTCCGTCGCCTCGAACTCCGCGTCCAGCAGCTCCCCGAGGTCGTGCCCGCCCAGGTAGGCCAGCTCCTCGACGTCTGGCTCGGGGACCGGGAGCACGGGCCGCTCGCGGGGCCGGACGAGCGTCACCAGCTTGTCCCGGGGCCCCGCCCGGTAGAGTTGCAGCTGGGAGTGCTGGTCGGTCGCCCCGAGCGCCCGCGCAGGAGTCTGCCCGCGGCCGTCCTTGCCGAGGCTCTCGGCCCACAGCTGGGCGAACCACTCCGCGAACGGTTCCAGGCGCTCGGCGTAGGGCATCACCGCGTTGACGGTCGCGCCCCGCTCCTCCAGGCCGTGGGCGACCGCGCCGTAGGCGTAGGCCGGACACTCGAAGAGTGAGGGGGCAAGCGACTCCGCGGCCCGCCGGCCGCCCGCGAGCAGCCCCTCGATGTCGTGCCCGCGGATGGCCGCGGGGACGAGTCCCACCGCGGACAGCGCCGAGAAGCGGCCGGGCACCCCATCGGGGACGTCGAGCGCGGGGAGGTCGTGCTCGTCGGCCAGCTCCCGCAGCGGCCCCGACTCGCCCGTGGTGACGACGGTCCGGTCGGTCCAGTCGACCCCCGCCGCCCGCATCACGTCCCGGACCACGAGGAAGGTCGCGAGCGTCTCCGCCGTGGTCCCCGACCGGGAGACGACGTTGACCGCCGTCTCCGACAGCGGGAGGCCGTCGAGCACCTCCCGCGTGTGCGCGGGGTCGACGTTGTCCAGCACCCGGTGGTCGACCTCGCTGGGGCCGAGCGCGGCCGAGACCGTGGCCGCGCCCAGGGCGCTGCCGCCGATGCCGACAGTCAGGACGGCCTCGCTGTCGGCGAGCGGCGCGACCGCCTCGCGGATGGCGCCAGGATCCGTCCGCTCGGGGAGGTTCAGCGCGGCGTAGCCGAACTCCCCCGCCTCGCGGCCGGCGGCGATGCGGTCGTGGGCCTCGGCCACCCGCTCGTCGAGTGCGTCGAGGGCTGCCTCCGAGAGCCCGGGGTCGGCCTCGACGGCCAGCGCGTTGCCGATGTCGATCTCCATACGACCCGCTCGCTCGCCGGGGGCATAGGCCTCACGCTGTCCTCCAGCAGGGACTGCGGACCCGCGAGCGCTGGCGAAACACCTACCCGCTTGTATACACGATGTATACGCATGAGTAGCACGACCATTCGGGTGGACGAAGAGACAAAAGAGCGCCTCGAACGGCTGAAGGCCGACGAGGAGACCTGGAGCGAATTTCTCGACCGGCTGGCGACCGAACACGGGTCGATGGACGCTGGGGTCTGGGAAGGGACGGACAAACCAGCGGCCGCGCAGGCGGCACGCGAGCGTGCCCGGGAGAGTTTCGAGTAGATGGCGTTTCTCGACTCCTCGGTCATCATCGACTACCTCACCGGCGTCGACACAGTCGTGGAGTACGTCGACGACCAGCCCCGCCTGGTCACGTCGGCACTCTGCGTGTACGAGGTACTCGAGGGTGAGGTACTCGGGAGCGGCGAGACGGACATCGCGGGCGCTCGCCAGCACTTCGGGCGCGTCCGCGCGGTCGGGTTCGACGAGTCGGTCGCGCTGGAAGCGGCCCGCCTCCAGGACCGGCTGGCACAGCAGGGGTCGCCGCTGCCCACCTACGACCTGCTCGTCGCCGCCTCCGCCCGCTCGGAGGGGGAGACGCTCGTCGTCAGGGACGACGACTTCGAGACCGAGCCGCTCACGGACCTCATGGCCGTCCGGCGGCTCTGAGCCCGCGAGCGACGCCCTGAAACCACGGGCTGGCGTAGGCCGAACATGGACGACGCCGAGGTCGAGGACTACACCGAGCGCCTGCAGGCAAAGCGCACAGAGAAAGACGACTTCTTCGCCGAGCACCCGCAGTCGCCGGTCCCGCCCGAGCACCGCGAGGACTTCGAGGGACTGAACTACTTCCCGGCAGACCCCGAGTACCGCGTGAGTGCGACCGTCGAGGTCCACGACGACCCCGATCCCGTCGAGATGGCCACCAGCGACGGCCGGACCGTCCGCTACGAGCGCGTCGCCACCTTCGCCTTCGAGCTCGACGGCGAGCCGACGCGACTGCACGGCTACCGCCAGGACGCCGGTGCCGACGAGCCCGTCTTCGTCCCGTTCCGGGACAAGACGACCGGCCAGGAGACCTACGCCGACGGCCGCTACATGGAGCTAGCGGTCGAGGGGGAACTCGAAGATGGGGCGGAGGTGACACTCGATTTCAACCTTGCGTATTCCCCGTTCTGTGCCTACAGCGAGACCTTCTCCTGCCCGCTGCCGCCCGAGGAGAACTGGCTGGAGACGACCGTTGAGG
It encodes:
- a CDS encoding NOB1 family endonuclease, which encodes MYILDASAFINEYHTDQPVASIPLVREELEDESAYRFDAMEGSGMHLHIPEEETVERIERAASDTGDAGELSRTDIRLVAAAFELDGRLVTDDYAMQNVAEKLEVPVEVIAREGIDEQRDWHFQCGGCGREFEENHDRCPVCGSELTRKNPA
- a CDS encoding DUF7557 family protein; translation: MSSTTIRVDEETKERLERLKADEETWSEFLDRLATEHGSMDAGVWEGTDKPAAAQAARERARESFE
- a CDS encoding 3-hydroxyacyl-CoA dehydrogenase family protein, translated to MSYGIDTVDSVGVVGAGTMGSGIAQVSALAGYDVVMRDIEPELVEDGFDAIEDSLGRFVDRGDLTEKEADAVVERIEGTTALDDLADCDIVVEAAVEDMAVKRELFADLAELTEPGTVLATNTSTLSVTTIASATDRPGEVVRLHFMNPVPVMEGVEVVVGEKTAEGVVDLAHAFAEEVGKTTWEADDKPGFVSNRILMPWINEGIRAFDEGVATKADIDRGMKLGTNVPMGPLELADHIGLDVCLHATETLHEELGDRYKPAYLLKRKVEAGDLGKKTGRGFYEYE
- a CDS encoding CopG family transcriptional regulator, giving the protein MPTRYTLVCDEEKAREVRRLARKYDLTEEEVLRQLVDLGLEEVGERPPV
- a CDS encoding CPBP family intramembrane glutamic endopeptidase, translated to MDSDRQPDGGVEPTPDPAGPGPDPGPPLYKMGTTQQRIRSLLHTVVLVAGAFLASNVFALAALQAAVVAGLITVPAGFSSVADLPTSGTVLLFVMNFVGFFAVGWAYLRWRGESVFDTSLYDLALPSLRQAGQALAGLVVLFVVLGLISNVAAQFGLTPSENVTQTLGEGNPELLLYLIPIALLLNGPIEEFLFRGLVQGLFRDAYGILPGIALSAAVFGVVHYFAVSGGGGNIAYTLVVITALGTLLGVLYEWSENLFVPGLVHGLFNAVQYAGLYLVTTGGA
- a CDS encoding glucose-6-phosphate isomerase, coding for MEIDIGNALAVEADPGLSEAALDALDERVAEAHDRIAAGREAGEFGYAALNLPERTDPGAIREAVAPLADSEAVLTVGIGGSALGAATVSAALGPSEVDHRVLDNVDPAHTREVLDGLPLSETAVNVVSRSGTTAETLATFLVVRDVMRAAGVDWTDRTVVTTGESGPLRELADEHDLPALDVPDGVPGRFSALSAVGLVPAAIRGHDIEGLLAGGRRAAESLAPSLFECPAYAYGAVAHGLEERGATVNAVMPYAERLEPFAEWFAQLWAESLGKDGRGQTPARALGATDQHSQLQLYRAGPRDKLVTLVRPRERPVLPVPEPDVEELAYLGGHDLGELLDAEFEATEASLAAAGRPNVRVELDRLDAESVGELLYGMEAACVLAGELAGVETFTQPAVEWGKRAARGLLGGGEFEEAAAVGSKTELRVE
- a CDS encoding DUF1684 domain-containing protein, which encodes MDDAEVEDYTERLQAKRTEKDDFFAEHPQSPVPPEHREDFEGLNYFPADPEYRVSATVEVHDDPDPVEMATSDGRTVRYERVATFAFELDGEPTRLHGYRQDAGADEPVFVPFRDKTTGQETYADGRYMELAVEGELEDGAEVTLDFNLAYSPFCAYSETFSCPLPPEENWLETTVEAGERTPEM
- a CDS encoding PRC-barrel domain-containing protein — translated: MAEILAENLSGKAVMGSDGAELGMLYNITMDIDSGRLNHLVIDPNEERARGADDFERDGAGHMLVPVGRVQAVKDHMIVDR
- a CDS encoding PIN domain-containing protein; amino-acid sequence: MAFLDSSVIIDYLTGVDTVVEYVDDQPRLVTSALCVYEVLEGEVLGSGETDIAGARQHFGRVRAVGFDESVALEAARLQDRLAQQGSPLPTYDLLVAASARSEGETLVVRDDDFETEPLTDLMAVRRL